The genomic region aaacataaaaagaatatttacttacttatttatttatttttgtggatCTACAGATATGCGAATCGGCTATGCGGATACTTATataaaatccgcaatccgatcctatTAGTGTGCGGATCAGATCCACATCCataattttcggatcggattcgaATAAACACTGCAGATAGGCAGATCGAATCCGATTTATGAACACCCTACTTAAATATAAAAGGcattttattatttattgttgtgctaagtaaaatatttaaaatttaaataaattatcaaTTATTTCGAAAACCATATAAATAGATAATTGTATTGTGACAAAATATATAGTCAATAAGtgctgtttttctttttcttgttcttggtCCATTACTTATTAAAATACAAACTTCCTGAAATGCAAGATTGTTATTAGGTgaggccaatgagttatagctcaaatgacatagtcttcctATACTCATCTAAGagattgcgggttcgagtcttttatttttaataaaaaaaaattattactagTGNNNNNNNNNNNNNNNNNNNNNNNNNNNNNNNNNNNNNNNNNNNNNNNNNNNNNNNNNNNNNNNNNNNNNNNNNNNNNNNNNNNNNNNNNNNNNNNNNNNNNNNNNNNNNNNNNNNNNNNNNNNNNNNNNNNNNNNNNNNNNNNNNNNNNNNNNNNNNNNNNNNNNNNNNNNNNNNNNNNNNNNNNNNNNNNNNNNNNNNNNNNNNNNNNNNNNNNNNNNNNNNNNNNNNNNNNNNNNNNNNNNNNNNNNNNNNNNNNNNNNNNNNNNNNNNNNNNNNNNNNNNNNNNNNNNNNNNNNNNNNNNNNNNNNNNNNNNNNNNNNNNNNNNNNNNNNNNNNNNNNNNNNNNNNNNNNNNNNNNNNNNNNNNNNNNNNNNNNNNNNNNNNNNNNNNNNNNNNNNNNNNNNNNNNNNNNNNNNNNNNNNNNAgtgagaaaataacaaaaataatgaaaagaaaaaaaaggccaaatattaaaaatttaaattttgtttatatataataatttattgattaataataaatttttaaataaaatttagattcatgatatattaatttttagctgcaaaagatatatatattcaaattagAATGAGTCATGATGACATGTGAAACATAAAATTTGGGTAGAAGATATTATATTCCGAACTACTACTACGTTATAATATAATAATTGCTGTTTCCATCGTGCACATAATAAGTCAACAAAACTTCACTTTCATTTGTTTTTCTCCGCCTATAAAAGTATGTGTTATGGCTGTGGCATGTGGCAGACGCGTTTCTAATtctatgtcaatgtcaatatatCAAGCTTTCTTCTGTTAAAGTTAGTCGATATTTTTTATTAGTAGGCAAACTCTCATATCAAAGTCCATGGTTCTTTTAGTTTTTAgtaaaatgaaaattgaaattgcataTTATATTGTGAAAGCAGGTAAGCGAACGAGAGACCAAAAAAAGATGGTTCAGCTCACCCACCACCAAGTCTTATAGACCGAAACGGGAAAGGCTATGTTTGGATCCATGATTTAAGAAGGAacaaaattctgaaaaaaaaaaatattatgacaCTTTatcaattaaaattctaaaatagtTCTTGAAATTAGCCGTATGCACTAAAATAGTGACGAGGACATTGTGCAAGGAAGATGAAGAGCAGACAAATTACTTTCTTTGGATCCAAATTCTGTTGGAACTCACACCACCCTAGCTAATGATGAAAACAGCATATGCTTACCATTATCTTGAAAATGTTAGTTTTACTAGATGTGAACTTATGCATTCTTTTGATTTGTACAGTACCTTCAGATCACTCGCTTTGAAATTTACAGTTGAATAAGTTGATCGGCAATCCATAAAAAATGTTATTCAATTTGAAAAGGTATTTTACTagatatgaaaaaaaattattttgtgaatATTCTTCCAGTGAGTTCACAAGAAAGCATGATTTGCACTTTCCTTGTATATTTTGTTATTGACCTATAAGTTCCTGCATATATGTCTGTCAACTGTCATATTATTAACTGATATTTTTGCTAATGATGCAGCATTTTCAAGCCAATACAGTTACATTTTGGGTGTTGCTGTTATCTATTTTTCTCTTATCCAACTCTGGAGGAATTTTCATTTACGTGGCTGATGATGGTGAGTATAATACTCATGGACTTTGGCTATGTTTGGTTGGTGTATATGGTGAGACATAGACAAAGACATTAGAGAAGACATAATACAACAAAATTCTAAAGAGTCTATATTATCCAtagcattaaattaaaaaataaaaaaataaaatagattcaTCATTCACTACACCACCATGATCTAACTCTAAATACTCTGCTCTGGAGATATTGCTTAGCCTCTAACAACAGCTTCCACTAACCAAGCCAAGTTGTGTTATTAATGCTATGGCAGAAACATATTGAAATTACAGTCAACTATTTCTAACAAACACTGTCAAGGATATCTGCTGGAACTGAGTCGGCTCCGCTCTAGTTCTAAGGTTGCAAACCACATCATTTTGGCTAGAGCGAATCCCGGAAGGGAGCTAGACGTGGCGAGAGACAGAGGCAAATGTGGCATTGCTGGAGATCATAGCCAGTGACagaatttgaaataaaattttgggggcaaaaatttaacataaaaatttaataataatatttatattaaaataaaatttataaatttaattattttttaagtttgttactaataaaataataaataaataattctacaAGATAGAGGATAATTGTCAAGATTCTTTTGATATGGACCCCATTTAAAATAAGTTTGTCTAACCTCATTTCTTTGGTTTGGGTGATATTACCAAATTTGAAGTCGTTTTCCAGGGTCTCATTCCAaaaaattaaggtcaaactcatcagatgcaattctttgaatttttgaaagttgtatctcactttcttcgtgattcattaaagtagaagaactatttataggtgttgatattgtagaagttatatgttctcctgcttgaatcttagcccctttttgctgAGTAATACTTGCTGCCTTTTAAATTAGCTTCAAGAGATTTTTCTGCGTTTTGTCTCATAACCAGACacgagacattttctttttgtctcgtacctagtcaggagatatttttcaattttgtctctttagcaacagaaactgaaatggagtagaagagaaagagagaatcacaccaagaagtaTCTTGGTTCAGCTGCCAAATGCAatacagcctacatccagtctccatcacaacaatgatggaatttcactataatcatcttgattacagacaccaattctccctTAGGAACTACTCTTCCTATCcgagacaagtccagaatctatccccaatcctgaacttgacttggtcagctaccaaactttcaactgctaagtgctaactcaACTTGtaagggattcccacagaatcatgatacacaacacagatgtacaaagaacCTCTAAGACacctatgactttttcttttaattttgtatcctctgccttttttcgctcactggatttttcttacaaacctcacactATTTGCCTtttttaccatgagactcaagacagacaaaactaaacagaaaaatacaacatgaaacacattgaaggagaagaacttctgttagcttgggtagctatgagaactctgtgctttcactcttttctccttgcttcaaaccttggctgttcacccttattatagaaggggaagcctccaaggttgaaatgGTTGAAtcgagccaacttcttcttcttcaacatcaaaaccggttcggccagagagagaagaggaaaccGAATGCAAAATCCAATATGCAATTACCTCACTCTCATCCCATCTCctcaagcttcatcaatctgagccttctATCTTGATTTGGTCCCCAAGAAGgatttctgacccttgatgagTGCTTGATCCTTGACAGCTTCTCCTGCTCCACTTCTGCTTCCTCCTTCACGTAGCCTctctagctaccttctgtgatggatgaacaaaaAGTAGAGACGAGCTATGCCTCtgggatcttcttctctgaccgaaatgGATCTCTTCTATTTTTGGGTATGAAGAGCTTGAGACTTCTTCACCACATCTTACCATTAGTGacaaagatctcagccacacccTACTATAGATCTTCTTTCTGCTAAGGACATCATCACCTTagccattttctttcttctagcttcttcttctttcatctGATAGGTTGTTCTTCCTTCCATCTTCTTCTGATGGATGTGACCGGAAcaataagagagaagagagagaagagagaaaagcattcaaaagaaattaagaaagaTATTAAAATGAATTAACCACTTCCCTTTTCCATACCTTGTAACGTGTGAGAGTAATGATATCAATTTCAAACTTTATCTTTCTAATTACCATGGCATTAAAACCAAATTAAATGAATTTAAAATCCATTCCAGGAGAGGAGGGGAGTGGATAACCATTGATAGCATGCAACATTGctttcttatattttttattttcgaaccAAGCCTTTGTTGGTCttgtaacaaaaattatttttgggctTGCACAATAACTTTCTGGCCCAATTAACAAAGCAATGATTCAGCCACATATCATCATATTGGGTTTTTTGTTGCTTAAACTCAATGACCAAAATTCTgcatacaaaaacaaaaattattaatcaaataatttgaagctgaaattaaattaataatttcttaaataatatttttaataatatttgatcatcatcatattaaattagagtttccAAACTCANNNNNNNNNNNNNCATGCTTTTTATAATGAGaagatgatttttattttttattttgttagatgattttttttattcttatctttttttgttagataactttttttatttgatttgattgttagatgatctttttttatttttatctttttttgttagataactttttttatatgatttgattttatcttttaattttgatGTGTTGTGAAGTTAACAAAGGCCcactctaaaactaaaaattattatgcaATAAAAGCATGAGATAGGAATTGAACCTAAATACTCTAGGTTGTAATAAAATATTTGAGCCAACTCAACtattctttattttttgaaaaattattactaatttttttataaaaaatttaggaCCATGCCCCATTGCCCTAATGAAACTCCGCCTGATCATAGCATGAAACTCCGCCTGATCATAGCATGATGGATGGTTACCAAGCTGGTGGAAGATGCATGAAATATTATGCTTCTTTCTGTCATTGATTTGCAATAAAAACATAATCAAATGAACAAGTTACAAGCCTAATACTAATAGGTATTTTCTGATATTCTAGTAACAATTAATGTATTCTATGCTCCCTGCATCATGCATAAAATCATACTTTTCCTCTGGATTTTCATACAAGTTAACATGTTAAATCATGAGATACCTATGCATTCAATTTTTTTGTCCATTGTTTTCTTGAGGGTTTAGGGCTATGCATGCAAAAAAGTCACACTTTCCCTTTGAAGCTTGTTCCACTTTTGTCCTAGGTGAAACCTTTTGCAGATCTTTGAGTGTTTTCCAAGAATCTGCTCTCTTGAAAATGTGAAATTCAACTAGGCTTAGTATAACAAGGAAATTTATCTTCACTTATTTGTGCTCCCTCTTCCCTGTCTTTCAGTTCAAGAATCTAAGCAAACCGCAGTTCTAACATACGATAAGATTAAAATTTCTAGGGCTATTTATCCATTTGATCAATTAGTGCACTCAACAAAATGCTCTTTAGAATCGCAAACTATTACAAACCATTTGATTAGTGTACACATACACAACCTAAGACGACAAATATGTTTCTTGAGAAATTAAAGCAAAGGCAATTCTGGTAGTGCAATCAAGagagatttaaattttatttccCATCACTAAAAACTAAAcatatttaattaaaagaaagagCAAGCAAAGTAATTAATTCAGTTTAGGCATAGAATAACCAAAGGCACTTTAAGCTATAAATTAACAATCACTAGCAAGTCAAATTCAGGCTTGCATTGTCACACCAAACTAGAGATCTTAAACTGAAATACATGAAAAATAATAATCTTACTCACTTAGAGAATCACTGCAAAAAGTTCTCATTAATACCACTCCAAGATTACTGATCAGTAGCAATAAGAAAGCAAGACATCTTATATTCAGATCAAAGAAATTGACCAAAAAATTATTCCAATGGGAAATGCAACATACCATGCTTTATTGACTCATAACTCTTTTAGAAATCATTTCACAGAGAAGCTTTTCTGCCTTATGATTTTCGTTCCTTTCAAGAAGAGCCTTTATAAGTATTTCATAAGTTACTATGTTAGGAAAGCAACTATTTTTATCCATTTCTGTAAGCAAAGCCATGGCTTCATCGAGCAAGTCCTCTTTACAAAGCCCAGAAATCATGACATTATATGTTATGACATCCAATTGGTAGCCGTTAATGTGGATATGCCGGAAAAACTGTTGTGCGGTTTTAAGTCTTCCACCTTTGCACAATCCATCAATAAGTATGTTACATGTGACTACACTAGGACGAATCCCTTTgccaataattttaaaaaataatgcaATAGCCTCTTCAAGATGTCTGCTTTTGAACAACCCATCTAACAAGATATTGAAAGTATTCAAATCAGGGTCCTGACCACGTGCATGCATCACATCCAGAAGATCTTGCCCATCGGATAACCTCCCAGATTTACATAATCCATCAATAAGAGAGCTATACGTTACTGTATCAGGAACTAAATTTCTTTGAGGCATAGTTTTGAACAAAGCAAAAGCTTTATCCACTCTTCTATTCTTACAATATCCATCAATCATGATAGTATAACTTTGAACATCTGGTTTCAGGCCCATTTTCACCATATCATCAAATAAAGTAGCTGCCTCACTCACATTCTTAGCAAGAAAATACCCATCTATTAAAGCATTGTAAGTAACAATATCAGGTTTAAGACCTCTTTGCAGCATCAAATGAAACACTTTATGGGCTTCTGTGGCTTTTCCTTCTTTAGATAGTGCATCAATCAGTATGCTATAAGTATAAATGTTAGGTTTCATGTTGCTTTGCACCATTTGATTCAACAATTTAGTAGCTTCTTCTAGTTTATCCACACAGCATAAACCGTGAATTAAAGAGCTGTAACTAACAACATCAGGAGAAATTCCCCGTGCAATCATCTCAGAGAAATATTTGCATGCCTCGTTTACAAGACCATCTTTGCATAACCCATCAATAACAATACTATATATTATTACATCAAGCTTGATTGGTTGCCTCTCTAGCTTTCGCAGCAACTCGATCGCAGCTCTTGTTTGTCCTATCTTACAAAGACCATTGATTAAGGTCCCGTAAGTAACCTTATCAAGCTGATATCCTTGTGCTCTGACCTCATCATGAAATTTCAAAGCTGACTTAACCTTTCCGTTAATACACAATCCTTTCATTAAGGTGTTCAAAGTTATTATATCGCATTGATAACCCATCTTGATAATCTTCCCCAATACAGAAAAAGCATAACCCGTATGACCCATTTGGCAGAAACAATCTATCAACATGTTTAGAGTAAGGAAGCTAGGAGCAATTCCCCTAACCTCTAATTGTGAAAAAAGCGAAACAACAATGTGGTAGTGTTTCTCCATAATAAGAGCCTTAAGAAGCTTACCAATTTCAACATGAGAAGGGGGATGACGCCGATTGATGAGGCTATTGAAAGAGAAAACAGCATCATCAACATTAGGATTGAACCCAGATACCGTGTGATAATCAAGATTAGGTACATGAGAATAATAAGAAAGGATGAGAAAGGGAGAAGAAGTGGAAGAGAACAAGAAGCAAGCGTTAGCATGAAACGTTCGAAATGCACAATACCTCATTAACTCTGTTGTGATTTTTGCATTTAAATGAACAATTTTATTTGCGCGACAACTGTAGCAGGACTAATTTCGAACTATGAACCTGATGCAGTTTAAAGTTAGCTTTATAGATTTGGTCAAAATTTTTGTTCTCATAACGTAAATTGTTGAATCCCCCCGAACGATCGCGTTATGAATTGCGATGCTTCCTCTACGAATAAGATAGTGGGCTTTCTCTCCATATAGTTTTAAGAGAAATTATGAGTGAATATCAAATTCGGtctctgacaattatctcgaaagaacTACGaggttttaaataaaaaaatattgacacAGAGACTAATTAGGAATCAggttgaatattttttttgttaagagATTCGTTGTCTTTTTAGATAATTATCA from Arachis ipaensis cultivar K30076 chromosome B02, Araip1.1, whole genome shotgun sequence harbors:
- the LOC107627530 gene encoding putative pentatricopeptide repeat-containing protein At1g12700, mitochondrial — protein: MRYCAFRTFHANACFLFSSTSSPFLILSYYSHVPNLDYHTVSGFNPNVDDAVFSFNSLINRRHPPSHVEIGKLLKALIMEKHYHIVVSLFSQLEVRGIAPSFLTLNMLIDCFCQMGHTGYAFSVLGKIIKMGYQCDIITLNTLMKGLCINGKVKSALKFHDEVRAQGYQLDKVTYGTLINGLCKIGQTRAAIELLRKLERQPIKLDVIIYSIVIDGLCKDGLVNEACKYFSEMIARGISPDVVSYSSLIHGLCCVDKLEEATKLLNQMVQSNMKPNIYTYSILIDALSKEGKATEAHKVFHLMLQRGLKPDIVTYNALIDGYFLAKNVSEAATLFDDMVKMGLKPDVQSYTIMIDGYCKNRRVDKAFALFKTMPQRNLVPDTVTYSSLIDGLCKSGRLSDGQDLLDVMHARGQDPDLNTFNILLDGLFKSRHLEEAIALFFKIIGKGIRPSVVTCNILIDGLCKGGRLKTAQQFFRHIHINGYQLDVITYNVMISGLCKEDLLDEAMALLTEMDKNSCFPNIVTYEILIKALLERNENHKAEKLLCEMISKRVMSQ